A single window of Rhodamnia argentea isolate NSW1041297 chromosome 5, ASM2092103v1, whole genome shotgun sequence DNA harbors:
- the LOC115757567 gene encoding uncharacterized protein LOC115757567 isoform X2, whose protein sequence is MLYGGSKEAAASVSKDAEVMLKLGSTPDKREQYRLMRDAMEKRFIRVTRGSIIGGVRLGMFTAAFCGLQNLLAEKRGVHDVFNIAGAGSATAATFGLILPGSLKWRARNVALGAALGAAVCFPLGWLHLKLVDKANEGSLSASGDMDQRGGARSGVGAAIERLEENLSK, encoded by the exons ATGTTATATGGAGGTAGCAAGGAGGCAGCTGCTTCTGTT AGCAAGGATGCGGAAGTGATGCTAAAACTTGGGAGCACACCCGACAAGCGTGAGCAGTATCGACTAATGAGGGATGCGATGGAGAAAAGGTTCATTCGAGTTACACGTGGCTCCATCATTGGTGGAGTACGCCTCGGGATGTTTACTGCTGCATTTTGTGGTCTGCAAAATCTGCTAGCTGAGAAACGAGGAGTTCATGATGTTTTTAACATAGCTGGAGCTGGTTCGGCCACTGCTGCAACCTTTGGTTTGATCT TACCAGGATCACTAAAGTGGCGTGCAAGGAATGTTGCTCTTGGTGCAGCTCTTGGAGCTGCAGTTTGCTTTCCTCTTG GTTGGCTCCATTTGAAGCTAGTGGATAAAGCAAATGAAGGGAGTTTGTCTGCTTCCGGTGATATGGATCAAAGGGGAGGGGCAAGGAGTGGTGTCGGCGCTGCAATTGAGAGGCTTGAAGAGAACCTGAGCAAATAA
- the LOC115757567 gene encoding uncharacterized protein LOC115757567 isoform X1: METAEKADEPISTGSQKVAGTVNWGTATLIGVFAGMLYGGSKEAAASVSKDAEVMLKLGSTPDKREQYRLMRDAMEKRFIRVTRGSIIGGVRLGMFTAAFCGLQNLLAEKRGVHDVFNIAGAGSATAATFGLILPGSLKWRARNVALGAALGAAVCFPLGWLHLKLVDKANEGSLSASGDMDQRGGARSGVGAAIERLEENLSK, encoded by the exons ATGGAGACTGCTGAGAAAGCTGACGAACCCATCTCCACC GGTTCTCAGAAGGTGGCTGGAACAGTCAACTGGGGTACAGCGACTCTTATTGGAGTGTTTGCTGGCATGTTATATGGAGGTAGCAAGGAGGCAGCTGCTTCTGTT AGCAAGGATGCGGAAGTGATGCTAAAACTTGGGAGCACACCCGACAAGCGTGAGCAGTATCGACTAATGAGGGATGCGATGGAGAAAAGGTTCATTCGAGTTACACGTGGCTCCATCATTGGTGGAGTACGCCTCGGGATGTTTACTGCTGCATTTTGTGGTCTGCAAAATCTGCTAGCTGAGAAACGAGGAGTTCATGATGTTTTTAACATAGCTGGAGCTGGTTCGGCCACTGCTGCAACCTTTGGTTTGATCT TACCAGGATCACTAAAGTGGCGTGCAAGGAATGTTGCTCTTGGTGCAGCTCTTGGAGCTGCAGTTTGCTTTCCTCTTG GTTGGCTCCATTTGAAGCTAGTGGATAAAGCAAATGAAGGGAGTTTGTCTGCTTCCGGTGATATGGATCAAAGGGGAGGGGCAAGGAGTGGTGTCGGCGCTGCAATTGAGAGGCTTGAAGAGAACCTGAGCAAATAA